In Odontesthes bonariensis isolate fOdoBon6 chromosome 6, fOdoBon6.hap1, whole genome shotgun sequence, one genomic interval encodes:
- the cdc14b gene encoding dual specificity protein phosphatase CDC14B isoform X3: protein MKRKSERRRAESRKKRCAAHSSSEAEPSADIYIEITDQLYFAILQQKIKSTADRHCFCIDEELAYENFYADFGPLNLAMFYRFCCKLTKKLKSITLSRKKIIFYTCGDQKKQVNAAYLIGSYAVMHLNMMPEEAYNLLVSRNSTYIPFRDASFGTCMYNLNILDCFRGVYKALQYSWLDFSKFDVEEYEHYERAENGDFNWIIPGKFLAFSGPHPKSKIENGYPLHAPEAYIPYFRKHNITTIIRLNKKMYDARRFTDSGFEHHDLFFVDGSTPTDSIVRKFLNICENSEGAIAVHCKAGLGRTGTLIACYMMKHYRLTTAEAIAWIRICRPGSIIGPQQNFVEEKQNSLWAEGDVFREKMLNERENGKMAVTRILSGVDDITINGSNKNRACKKEEIELYNDEEERNGLTQGDKLRALKSKRQARSSSGSLSQEENKMHTRSSSQSLSRVIMQDGVDGCKTSVGPLALSDHSDSRKRTRTSLPANGVGRSSLYHTRLVRSLGNLHVVADNRDPMCCEPCGSHRDTGSVAPNTGTLINLNMAQGHLQPLHTQS from the exons ATGAAGCGCAAGAGCGAGAGGAGACGAGCCGAGTCGAGGAAAAAGCGCTGTGCAGCTCACAGCAGCTCAGAGGCGGAGCCAAGCGCAGATATTTACATTGAGATAACAG ATCAACTGTATTTTGCCATACTTCAGCAAAAGATCAAGAGCACAGCTGACCGACACTGTTTCTGCATAGATGAAGAGCTGGCGTATGAGAA CTTCTATGCAGACTTTGGTCCCCTCAACCTGGCCATGTTTTATCGCTTCTGTTGCAAGCTGACAAAGAAGCTCAAG tccaTTACACTGTCAAGGAAGAAGATCATTTTTTATACATGTGGAGATCAGAAAAAACAAGTCAATGCCGCCTACCTGATAGGCTCATATGCA GTAATGCATCTTAACATGATGCCAGAGGAGGCCTACAATCTGCTGGTGTCAAGAAATTCAACATATATCCCATTCAG AGATGCTTCTTTTGGAACCTGCATGTACAATCTGAACATCCTAGATTGCTTCCGGGGTGTTTACAAA GCTCTGCAGTACAGCTGGCTCGACTTCTCTAAGTTTGACGTTGAAGAGTATGAGCACTACGAGAGAGCAGAAAATGGTGACTTTAACTGGATCATTCCAGGAAAGTTCCTTGCTTTCAGTGGGCCCCATCCAAAAAGCAAAATAGAAAATG GGTACCCTTTGCATGCTCCTGAGGCCTACATCCCATACTTCAGGAAACAtaacatcaccaccatcatcaggCTCAACAAAAAGATGTACGACGCCAGACGTTTTACAGACTCTGGCTTTGAACATCACGACCTGTTCTTCGTGGACGGGAGTACACCGACTGACTCAATCGTCAGGAAGTTCCTCAACATTTGTGAGAATTCAGAGGGAGCCATCGCTGTTCATTGCAAGG CCGGCCTGGGGAGAACTGGTACCCTAATCGCCTGCTATATGATGAAACATTACCGCCTTACTACAGCAGAGGCCATTGCCTGGATACGGATCTGTCGACCGGGGTCCATCATTGGGCCTCAGCAGAACTTTGTTGAAGA GAAGCAGAATAGTCTGTGGGCAGAAGGAGATGTGTTCCGGGAGAAGATGCTCAATGAACGAGAGAATGGCAAGATGGCCGTAACCAGGATCCTGTCGGGAGTGGATGACATTACCATCAATGGGAGCAACAAAAACAGGGCATGCAAGAAAGAGGAAATCGAACTT TACAATGATGAAGAGGAGAGAAATGGCCTCACACAGGGTGACAAACTACGGGCCCTTAAAAGCAAAAGGCAGGCCAGATCATCTTCAGGTTCACTGTC ACAAGAAGAGAATAAAATGCACACCAGGTCGTCGTCACAGTCCCTTAG CAGGGTCATTATGCAGGACGGTGTCGACGGTTGCAAGACCAGCGTCGGCCCCCTTGCTCTGTCTGACCACTCGGACAGCAGGAAAAGGACCAGAACCTCGCTGCCAGCTAACGGTGTAGGACGAAG CTCCCTGTACCACACCAGACTGGTCAGGTCCCTAGGCAACTTGCATGTCGTGGCTGACAACAGAGACCCAATGTGTTGTGAGCCATGTGGCAGCCATAGAGACACAGGCAGTGTCGCACCCAACACAGGCACCCTCATCAACTTAAACATGGCACAGGGACACCTGCAG CCACTCCATACCCAAAGCTAG
- the cdc14b gene encoding dual specificity protein phosphatase CDC14B isoform X1 encodes MKRKSERRRAESRKKRCAAHSSSEAEPSADIYIEITDQLYFAILQQKIKSTADRHCFCIDEELAYENFYADFGPLNLAMFYRFCCKLTKKLKSITLSRKKIIFYTCGDQKKQVNAAYLIGSYAVMHLNMMPEEAYNLLVSRNSTYIPFRDASFGTCMYNLNILDCFRGVYKALQYSWLDFSKFDVEEYEHYERAENGDFNWIIPGKFLAFSGPHPKSKIENGYPLHAPEAYIPYFRKHNITTIIRLNKKMYDARRFTDSGFEHHDLFFVDGSTPTDSIVRKFLNICENSEGAIAVHCKAGLGRTGTLIACYMMKHYRLTTAEAIAWIRICRPGSIIGPQQNFVEEKQNSLWAEGDVFREKMLNERENGKMAVTRILSGVDDITINGSNKNRACKKEEIELYNDEEERNGLTQGDKLRALKSKRQARSSSGSLSQEENKMHTRSSSQSLSRVIMQDGVDGCKTSVGPLALSDHSDSRKRTRTSLPANGVGRSSLYHTRLVRSLGNLHVVADNRDPMCCEPCGSHRDTGSVAPNTGTLINLNMAQGHLQTRCLQRTQSLQLFAIS; translated from the exons ATGAAGCGCAAGAGCGAGAGGAGACGAGCCGAGTCGAGGAAAAAGCGCTGTGCAGCTCACAGCAGCTCAGAGGCGGAGCCAAGCGCAGATATTTACATTGAGATAACAG ATCAACTGTATTTTGCCATACTTCAGCAAAAGATCAAGAGCACAGCTGACCGACACTGTTTCTGCATAGATGAAGAGCTGGCGTATGAGAA CTTCTATGCAGACTTTGGTCCCCTCAACCTGGCCATGTTTTATCGCTTCTGTTGCAAGCTGACAAAGAAGCTCAAG tccaTTACACTGTCAAGGAAGAAGATCATTTTTTATACATGTGGAGATCAGAAAAAACAAGTCAATGCCGCCTACCTGATAGGCTCATATGCA GTAATGCATCTTAACATGATGCCAGAGGAGGCCTACAATCTGCTGGTGTCAAGAAATTCAACATATATCCCATTCAG AGATGCTTCTTTTGGAACCTGCATGTACAATCTGAACATCCTAGATTGCTTCCGGGGTGTTTACAAA GCTCTGCAGTACAGCTGGCTCGACTTCTCTAAGTTTGACGTTGAAGAGTATGAGCACTACGAGAGAGCAGAAAATGGTGACTTTAACTGGATCATTCCAGGAAAGTTCCTTGCTTTCAGTGGGCCCCATCCAAAAAGCAAAATAGAAAATG GGTACCCTTTGCATGCTCCTGAGGCCTACATCCCATACTTCAGGAAACAtaacatcaccaccatcatcaggCTCAACAAAAAGATGTACGACGCCAGACGTTTTACAGACTCTGGCTTTGAACATCACGACCTGTTCTTCGTGGACGGGAGTACACCGACTGACTCAATCGTCAGGAAGTTCCTCAACATTTGTGAGAATTCAGAGGGAGCCATCGCTGTTCATTGCAAGG CCGGCCTGGGGAGAACTGGTACCCTAATCGCCTGCTATATGATGAAACATTACCGCCTTACTACAGCAGAGGCCATTGCCTGGATACGGATCTGTCGACCGGGGTCCATCATTGGGCCTCAGCAGAACTTTGTTGAAGA GAAGCAGAATAGTCTGTGGGCAGAAGGAGATGTGTTCCGGGAGAAGATGCTCAATGAACGAGAGAATGGCAAGATGGCCGTAACCAGGATCCTGTCGGGAGTGGATGACATTACCATCAATGGGAGCAACAAAAACAGGGCATGCAAGAAAGAGGAAATCGAACTT TACAATGATGAAGAGGAGAGAAATGGCCTCACACAGGGTGACAAACTACGGGCCCTTAAAAGCAAAAGGCAGGCCAGATCATCTTCAGGTTCACTGTC ACAAGAAGAGAATAAAATGCACACCAGGTCGTCGTCACAGTCCCTTAG CAGGGTCATTATGCAGGACGGTGTCGACGGTTGCAAGACCAGCGTCGGCCCCCTTGCTCTGTCTGACCACTCGGACAGCAGGAAAAGGACCAGAACCTCGCTGCCAGCTAACGGTGTAGGACGAAG CTCCCTGTACCACACCAGACTGGTCAGGTCCCTAGGCAACTTGCATGTCGTGGCTGACAACAGAGACCCAATGTGTTGTGAGCCATGTGGCAGCCATAGAGACACAGGCAGTGTCGCACCCAACACAGGCACCCTCATCAACTTAAACATGGCACAGGGACACCTGCAG ACGCGTTGTCTCCAGAGGACGCAAAGCTTGCAACTCTTTGCAATCAGTTAG
- the cdc14b gene encoding dual specificity protein phosphatase CDC14B isoform X2, whose product MKRKSERRRAESRKKRCAAHSSSEAEPSADIYIEITDQLYFAILQQKIKSTADRHCFCIDEELAYENFYADFGPLNLAMFYRFCCKLTKKLKSITLSRKKIIFYTCGDQKKQVNAAYLIGSYAVMHLNMMPEEAYNLLVSRNSTYIPFRDASFGTCMYNLNILDCFRGVYKALQYSWLDFSKFDVEEYEHYERAENGDFNWIIPGKFLAFSGPHPKSKIENGYPLHAPEAYIPYFRKHNITTIIRLNKKMYDARRFTDSGFEHHDLFFVDGSTPTDSIVRKFLNICENSEGAIAVHCKAGLGRTGTLIACYMMKHYRLTTAEAIAWIRICRPGSIIGPQQNFVEEKQNSLWAEGDVFREKMLNERENGKMAVTRILSGVDDITINGSNKNRACKKEEIELYNDEEERNGLTQGDKLRALKSKRQARSSSGSLSQEENKMHTRSSSQSLRVIMQDGVDGCKTSVGPLALSDHSDSRKRTRTSLPANGVGRSSLYHTRLVRSLGNLHVVADNRDPMCCEPCGSHRDTGSVAPNTGTLINLNMAQGHLQTRCLQRTQSLQLFAIS is encoded by the exons ATGAAGCGCAAGAGCGAGAGGAGACGAGCCGAGTCGAGGAAAAAGCGCTGTGCAGCTCACAGCAGCTCAGAGGCGGAGCCAAGCGCAGATATTTACATTGAGATAACAG ATCAACTGTATTTTGCCATACTTCAGCAAAAGATCAAGAGCACAGCTGACCGACACTGTTTCTGCATAGATGAAGAGCTGGCGTATGAGAA CTTCTATGCAGACTTTGGTCCCCTCAACCTGGCCATGTTTTATCGCTTCTGTTGCAAGCTGACAAAGAAGCTCAAG tccaTTACACTGTCAAGGAAGAAGATCATTTTTTATACATGTGGAGATCAGAAAAAACAAGTCAATGCCGCCTACCTGATAGGCTCATATGCA GTAATGCATCTTAACATGATGCCAGAGGAGGCCTACAATCTGCTGGTGTCAAGAAATTCAACATATATCCCATTCAG AGATGCTTCTTTTGGAACCTGCATGTACAATCTGAACATCCTAGATTGCTTCCGGGGTGTTTACAAA GCTCTGCAGTACAGCTGGCTCGACTTCTCTAAGTTTGACGTTGAAGAGTATGAGCACTACGAGAGAGCAGAAAATGGTGACTTTAACTGGATCATTCCAGGAAAGTTCCTTGCTTTCAGTGGGCCCCATCCAAAAAGCAAAATAGAAAATG GGTACCCTTTGCATGCTCCTGAGGCCTACATCCCATACTTCAGGAAACAtaacatcaccaccatcatcaggCTCAACAAAAAGATGTACGACGCCAGACGTTTTACAGACTCTGGCTTTGAACATCACGACCTGTTCTTCGTGGACGGGAGTACACCGACTGACTCAATCGTCAGGAAGTTCCTCAACATTTGTGAGAATTCAGAGGGAGCCATCGCTGTTCATTGCAAGG CCGGCCTGGGGAGAACTGGTACCCTAATCGCCTGCTATATGATGAAACATTACCGCCTTACTACAGCAGAGGCCATTGCCTGGATACGGATCTGTCGACCGGGGTCCATCATTGGGCCTCAGCAGAACTTTGTTGAAGA GAAGCAGAATAGTCTGTGGGCAGAAGGAGATGTGTTCCGGGAGAAGATGCTCAATGAACGAGAGAATGGCAAGATGGCCGTAACCAGGATCCTGTCGGGAGTGGATGACATTACCATCAATGGGAGCAACAAAAACAGGGCATGCAAGAAAGAGGAAATCGAACTT TACAATGATGAAGAGGAGAGAAATGGCCTCACACAGGGTGACAAACTACGGGCCCTTAAAAGCAAAAGGCAGGCCAGATCATCTTCAGGTTCACTGTC ACAAGAAGAGAATAAAATGCACACCAGGTCGTCGTCACAGTCCCTTAG GGTCATTATGCAGGACGGTGTCGACGGTTGCAAGACCAGCGTCGGCCCCCTTGCTCTGTCTGACCACTCGGACAGCAGGAAAAGGACCAGAACCTCGCTGCCAGCTAACGGTGTAGGACGAAG CTCCCTGTACCACACCAGACTGGTCAGGTCCCTAGGCAACTTGCATGTCGTGGCTGACAACAGAGACCCAATGTGTTGTGAGCCATGTGGCAGCCATAGAGACACAGGCAGTGTCGCACCCAACACAGGCACCCTCATCAACTTAAACATGGCACAGGGACACCTGCAG ACGCGTTGTCTCCAGAGGACGCAAAGCTTGCAACTCTTTGCAATCAGTTAG
- the cdc14b gene encoding dual specificity protein phosphatase CDC14B isoform X4 has protein sequence MFRTVCNMTSGDVSSRFIEFIKDQLYFAILQQKIKSTADRHCFCIDEELAYENFYADFGPLNLAMFYRFCCKLTKKLKSITLSRKKIIFYTCGDQKKQVNAAYLIGSYAVMHLNMMPEEAYNLLVSRNSTYIPFRDASFGTCMYNLNILDCFRGVYKALQYSWLDFSKFDVEEYEHYERAENGDFNWIIPGKFLAFSGPHPKSKIENGYPLHAPEAYIPYFRKHNITTIIRLNKKMYDARRFTDSGFEHHDLFFVDGSTPTDSIVRKFLNICENSEGAIAVHCKAGLGRTGTLIACYMMKHYRLTTAEAIAWIRICRPGSIIGPQQNFVEEKQNSLWAEGDVFREKMLNERENGKMAVTRILSGVDDITINGSNKNRACKKEEIELYNDEEERNGLTQGDKLRALKSKRQARSSSGSLSQEENKMHTRSSSQSLSRVIMQDGVDGCKTSVGPLALSDHSDSRKRTRTSLPANGVGRSSLYHTRLVRSLGNLHVVADNRDPMCCEPCGSHRDTGSVAPNTGTLINLNMAQGHLQTRCLQRTQSLQLFAIS, from the exons ATGTTCAGGACTGTTTGCAACATGACCTCGGGCGATGTTTCGTCAAGATTTATCGAGTTCATCAAGG ATCAACTGTATTTTGCCATACTTCAGCAAAAGATCAAGAGCACAGCTGACCGACACTGTTTCTGCATAGATGAAGAGCTGGCGTATGAGAA CTTCTATGCAGACTTTGGTCCCCTCAACCTGGCCATGTTTTATCGCTTCTGTTGCAAGCTGACAAAGAAGCTCAAG tccaTTACACTGTCAAGGAAGAAGATCATTTTTTATACATGTGGAGATCAGAAAAAACAAGTCAATGCCGCCTACCTGATAGGCTCATATGCA GTAATGCATCTTAACATGATGCCAGAGGAGGCCTACAATCTGCTGGTGTCAAGAAATTCAACATATATCCCATTCAG AGATGCTTCTTTTGGAACCTGCATGTACAATCTGAACATCCTAGATTGCTTCCGGGGTGTTTACAAA GCTCTGCAGTACAGCTGGCTCGACTTCTCTAAGTTTGACGTTGAAGAGTATGAGCACTACGAGAGAGCAGAAAATGGTGACTTTAACTGGATCATTCCAGGAAAGTTCCTTGCTTTCAGTGGGCCCCATCCAAAAAGCAAAATAGAAAATG GGTACCCTTTGCATGCTCCTGAGGCCTACATCCCATACTTCAGGAAACAtaacatcaccaccatcatcaggCTCAACAAAAAGATGTACGACGCCAGACGTTTTACAGACTCTGGCTTTGAACATCACGACCTGTTCTTCGTGGACGGGAGTACACCGACTGACTCAATCGTCAGGAAGTTCCTCAACATTTGTGAGAATTCAGAGGGAGCCATCGCTGTTCATTGCAAGG CCGGCCTGGGGAGAACTGGTACCCTAATCGCCTGCTATATGATGAAACATTACCGCCTTACTACAGCAGAGGCCATTGCCTGGATACGGATCTGTCGACCGGGGTCCATCATTGGGCCTCAGCAGAACTTTGTTGAAGA GAAGCAGAATAGTCTGTGGGCAGAAGGAGATGTGTTCCGGGAGAAGATGCTCAATGAACGAGAGAATGGCAAGATGGCCGTAACCAGGATCCTGTCGGGAGTGGATGACATTACCATCAATGGGAGCAACAAAAACAGGGCATGCAAGAAAGAGGAAATCGAACTT TACAATGATGAAGAGGAGAGAAATGGCCTCACACAGGGTGACAAACTACGGGCCCTTAAAAGCAAAAGGCAGGCCAGATCATCTTCAGGTTCACTGTC ACAAGAAGAGAATAAAATGCACACCAGGTCGTCGTCACAGTCCCTTAG CAGGGTCATTATGCAGGACGGTGTCGACGGTTGCAAGACCAGCGTCGGCCCCCTTGCTCTGTCTGACCACTCGGACAGCAGGAAAAGGACCAGAACCTCGCTGCCAGCTAACGGTGTAGGACGAAG CTCCCTGTACCACACCAGACTGGTCAGGTCCCTAGGCAACTTGCATGTCGTGGCTGACAACAGAGACCCAATGTGTTGTGAGCCATGTGGCAGCCATAGAGACACAGGCAGTGTCGCACCCAACACAGGCACCCTCATCAACTTAAACATGGCACAGGGACACCTGCAG ACGCGTTGTCTCCAGAGGACGCAAAGCTTGCAACTCTTTGCAATCAGTTAG
- the cdc14b gene encoding dual specificity protein phosphatase CDC14B isoform X6 encodes MKRKSERRRAESRKKRCAAHSSSEAEPSADIYIEITDQLYFAILQQKIKSTADRHCFCIDEELAYENFYADFGPLNLAMFYRFCCKLTKKLKSITLSRKKIIFYTCGDQKKQVNAAYLIGSYAVMHLNMMPEEAYNLLVSRNSTYIPFRDASFGTCMYNLNILDCFRGVYKALQYSWLDFSKFDVEEYEHYERAENGDFNWIIPGKFLAFSGPHPKSKIENGYPLHAPEAYIPYFRKHNITTIIRLNKKMYDARRFTDSGFEHHDLFFVDGSTPTDSIVRKFLNICENSEGAIAVHCKAGLGRTGTLIACYMMKHYRLTTAEAIAWIRICRPGSIIGPQQNFVEEKQNSLWAEGDVFREKMLNERENGKMAVTRILSGVDDITINGSNKNRACKKEEIELYNDEEERNGLTQGDKLRALKSKRQARSSSGSLSQVVVFCCSLMGTAWPMCCLPFKR; translated from the exons ATGAAGCGCAAGAGCGAGAGGAGACGAGCCGAGTCGAGGAAAAAGCGCTGTGCAGCTCACAGCAGCTCAGAGGCGGAGCCAAGCGCAGATATTTACATTGAGATAACAG ATCAACTGTATTTTGCCATACTTCAGCAAAAGATCAAGAGCACAGCTGACCGACACTGTTTCTGCATAGATGAAGAGCTGGCGTATGAGAA CTTCTATGCAGACTTTGGTCCCCTCAACCTGGCCATGTTTTATCGCTTCTGTTGCAAGCTGACAAAGAAGCTCAAG tccaTTACACTGTCAAGGAAGAAGATCATTTTTTATACATGTGGAGATCAGAAAAAACAAGTCAATGCCGCCTACCTGATAGGCTCATATGCA GTAATGCATCTTAACATGATGCCAGAGGAGGCCTACAATCTGCTGGTGTCAAGAAATTCAACATATATCCCATTCAG AGATGCTTCTTTTGGAACCTGCATGTACAATCTGAACATCCTAGATTGCTTCCGGGGTGTTTACAAA GCTCTGCAGTACAGCTGGCTCGACTTCTCTAAGTTTGACGTTGAAGAGTATGAGCACTACGAGAGAGCAGAAAATGGTGACTTTAACTGGATCATTCCAGGAAAGTTCCTTGCTTTCAGTGGGCCCCATCCAAAAAGCAAAATAGAAAATG GGTACCCTTTGCATGCTCCTGAGGCCTACATCCCATACTTCAGGAAACAtaacatcaccaccatcatcaggCTCAACAAAAAGATGTACGACGCCAGACGTTTTACAGACTCTGGCTTTGAACATCACGACCTGTTCTTCGTGGACGGGAGTACACCGACTGACTCAATCGTCAGGAAGTTCCTCAACATTTGTGAGAATTCAGAGGGAGCCATCGCTGTTCATTGCAAGG CCGGCCTGGGGAGAACTGGTACCCTAATCGCCTGCTATATGATGAAACATTACCGCCTTACTACAGCAGAGGCCATTGCCTGGATACGGATCTGTCGACCGGGGTCCATCATTGGGCCTCAGCAGAACTTTGTTGAAGA GAAGCAGAATAGTCTGTGGGCAGAAGGAGATGTGTTCCGGGAGAAGATGCTCAATGAACGAGAGAATGGCAAGATGGCCGTAACCAGGATCCTGTCGGGAGTGGATGACATTACCATCAATGGGAGCAACAAAAACAGGGCATGCAAGAAAGAGGAAATCGAACTT TACAATGATGAAGAGGAGAGAAATGGCCTCACACAGGGTGACAAACTACGGGCCCTTAAAAGCAAAAGGCAGGCCAGATCATCTTCAGGTTCACTGTC GCAGGTGGTAGTGTTCTGCTGCAGCCTCATGGGCACGGCGTGGCCGATGTGTTGCCTGCCGTTCAAAAGATAG
- the cdc14b gene encoding dual specificity protein phosphatase CDC14B isoform X5 yields MKRKSERRRAESRKKRCAAHSSSEAEPSADIYIEITDQLYFAILQQKIKSTADRHCFCIDEELAYENFYADFGPLNLAMFYRFCCKLTKKLKSITLSRKKIIFYTCGDQKKQVNAAYLIGSYAVMHLNMMPEEAYNLLVSRNSTYIPFRDASFGTCMYNLNILDCFRGVYKALQYSWLDFSKFDVEEYEHYERAENGDFNWIIPGKFLAFSGPHPKSKIENGYPLHAPEAYIPYFRKHNITTIIRLNKKMYDARRFTDSGFEHHDLFFVDGSTPTDSIVRKFLNICENSEGAIAVHCKAGLGRTGTLIACYMMKHYRLTTAEAIAWIRICRPGSIIGPQQNFVEEKQNSLWAEGDVFREKMLNERENGKMAVTRILSGVDDITINGSNKNRACKKEEIELYNDEEERNGLTQGDKLRALKSKRQARSSSGSLSQEENKMHTRSSSQSLSRVIMQDGVDGCKTSVGPLALSDHSDSRKRTRTSLPANGVGRRRVVSRGRKACNSLQSVRFSKLCHSIPKARGPLLR; encoded by the exons ATGAAGCGCAAGAGCGAGAGGAGACGAGCCGAGTCGAGGAAAAAGCGCTGTGCAGCTCACAGCAGCTCAGAGGCGGAGCCAAGCGCAGATATTTACATTGAGATAACAG ATCAACTGTATTTTGCCATACTTCAGCAAAAGATCAAGAGCACAGCTGACCGACACTGTTTCTGCATAGATGAAGAGCTGGCGTATGAGAA CTTCTATGCAGACTTTGGTCCCCTCAACCTGGCCATGTTTTATCGCTTCTGTTGCAAGCTGACAAAGAAGCTCAAG tccaTTACACTGTCAAGGAAGAAGATCATTTTTTATACATGTGGAGATCAGAAAAAACAAGTCAATGCCGCCTACCTGATAGGCTCATATGCA GTAATGCATCTTAACATGATGCCAGAGGAGGCCTACAATCTGCTGGTGTCAAGAAATTCAACATATATCCCATTCAG AGATGCTTCTTTTGGAACCTGCATGTACAATCTGAACATCCTAGATTGCTTCCGGGGTGTTTACAAA GCTCTGCAGTACAGCTGGCTCGACTTCTCTAAGTTTGACGTTGAAGAGTATGAGCACTACGAGAGAGCAGAAAATGGTGACTTTAACTGGATCATTCCAGGAAAGTTCCTTGCTTTCAGTGGGCCCCATCCAAAAAGCAAAATAGAAAATG GGTACCCTTTGCATGCTCCTGAGGCCTACATCCCATACTTCAGGAAACAtaacatcaccaccatcatcaggCTCAACAAAAAGATGTACGACGCCAGACGTTTTACAGACTCTGGCTTTGAACATCACGACCTGTTCTTCGTGGACGGGAGTACACCGACTGACTCAATCGTCAGGAAGTTCCTCAACATTTGTGAGAATTCAGAGGGAGCCATCGCTGTTCATTGCAAGG CCGGCCTGGGGAGAACTGGTACCCTAATCGCCTGCTATATGATGAAACATTACCGCCTTACTACAGCAGAGGCCATTGCCTGGATACGGATCTGTCGACCGGGGTCCATCATTGGGCCTCAGCAGAACTTTGTTGAAGA GAAGCAGAATAGTCTGTGGGCAGAAGGAGATGTGTTCCGGGAGAAGATGCTCAATGAACGAGAGAATGGCAAGATGGCCGTAACCAGGATCCTGTCGGGAGTGGATGACATTACCATCAATGGGAGCAACAAAAACAGGGCATGCAAGAAAGAGGAAATCGAACTT TACAATGATGAAGAGGAGAGAAATGGCCTCACACAGGGTGACAAACTACGGGCCCTTAAAAGCAAAAGGCAGGCCAGATCATCTTCAGGTTCACTGTC ACAAGAAGAGAATAAAATGCACACCAGGTCGTCGTCACAGTCCCTTAG CAGGGTCATTATGCAGGACGGTGTCGACGGTTGCAAGACCAGCGTCGGCCCCCTTGCTCTGTCTGACCACTCGGACAGCAGGAAAAGGACCAGAACCTCGCTGCCAGCTAACGGTGTAGGACGAAG ACGCGTTGTCTCCAGAGGACGCAAAGCTTGCAACTCTTTGCAATCAGTTAGATTTTCCAAGCTATG CCACTCCATACCCAAAGCTAGGGGTCCTCTCCTTCGGTGA